From a single Rutidosis leptorrhynchoides isolate AG116_Rl617_1_P2 chromosome 5, CSIRO_AGI_Rlap_v1, whole genome shotgun sequence genomic region:
- the LOC139846593 gene encoding protein EARLY-RESPONSIVE TO DEHYDRATION 7, chloroplastic-like, whose protein sequence is MESQKPKTNNLYPQIIQSNPDSSSLYTPSAPSLYPPLDFDHEDLIIDTHHQSYDPNILTSLEPSEEIIIKIPNSIIHLIDKHQSVELASGDFEIIQLRQGNAVVAVLARIGDVIQFPLAKDEAAVKLDGSHYFFTLRIPSDSSSDLDPDNLLNYGLTVPGDFGGVLDDILEEYSAFSVKSVVAPAAVVAEDGGGTAEVKAAAYWTTLAPNVEEYSGSVAKLIAGGSGQLIKGILWCGDVTVERLKWGNEFLKKRTKSGSKSEVSPQALKRMKRAKRLTKMSESVATGILSGVVKLSGFVTGSIVNSKPGKKFFNILPGEIILASLDGFNKVCDALEVAGRNVMSTTSTVTTDYVSHRHGEDAAKVTNEGMRAAGHAIGTAWAVFKIRKALNPKSVIKPTTLVKAAASHSKSSKSKSSKSKSSKSET, encoded by the exons atggaatcACAAAAACCTAAAACGAACAATCTATACCCACAAATCATTCAATCAAATCCAGATTCATCATCACTATACACTCCATCAGCTCCATCTCTATACCCACCTCTTGATTTTGACCATGAAGACCTAATCATTGACACCCATCATCAATCTTACGATCCAAACATTCTAACATCATTAGAACCATCCGAAGAAATCATCATCAAGATCCCAAATTCAATCATTCATTTAATCGATAAACATCAAAGTGTCGAACTTGCTTCCGGCGACTTCGAAATAATCCAGCTCCGGCAAGGAAACGCCGTCGTCGCCGTTCTTGCTCGTATTGGTGACGTCATCCAATTTCCGTTGGCTAAAGATGAAGCAGCTGTTAAGTTAGATGGGTCGCATTATTTTTTCACTTTACGAATACCCTCTGATTCAAGTTCGGATCTTGACCCGGATAATTTGTTGAACTATGGGTTAACTGTTCcgggtgattttgggggtgttcttGATGATATTTTGGAAGAGTATAGTGCTTTTTCTGTGAAGAGTGTGGTGGCGCCGGCGGCGGTGGTGGCGGAAGATGGTGGTGGTACGGCGGAGGTGAAAGCGGCAGCGTATTGGACGACTTTGGCGCCAAATGTGGAGGAGTATAGTGGGTCAGTTGCAAAGTTGATTGCTGGTGGTTCAGGGCAGTTAATTAAGGGGATATTGTGGTGTGGGGATGTAACTGTTGAAAGGTTAAAATGGGGTAATGAGTTTTTGAAAAAAAGGACTAAATCTGGTTCTAAATCTGAAGTTAGTCCTCAAGCTTTGAAGAGGATGAAAAG GGCTAAGAGATTGACAAAAATGTCGGAGAGCGTAGCAACTGGGATTCTTTCTGGTGTTGTGAAGCTTTCTGGATTTGTGACGGGTTCGATTGTCAACTCGAAACCTGGCAAAAAATTCTTTAATATTCTCCCTGGCGAAATTATTCTCGCATCCTTGGATGGCTTTA ACAAAGTCTGTGATGCCCTTGAAGTGGCTGGGAGAAACGTGATGTCAACAACGTCAACTGTCACAACAGACTACGTCTCCCACAG GCATGGGGAAGATGCAGCCAAAGTGACAAACGAAGGGATGCGGGCTGCCGGGCATGCAATAGGGACAGCTTGGGCAGTGTTCAAAATACGCAAGGCGCTTAACCCGAAAAGTGTTATCAAGCCAACGACTCTTGTAAAAGCTGCAGCCTCACATTCAAAATCATCCAAGTCAAAATCATCCAAGTCAAAATCATCCAAGTCGGAAAcataa
- the LOC139850592 gene encoding peptidyl-prolyl cis-trans isomerase CYP21-1-like, whose translation MYEKEEESEMGREICNIVRPRSIVILLIVSVFVFLAFSSFSQQEEDTIEVVHEITHRTFLDVDIDKQRLGRIVIGLYGEVVPKTVENFRALCTGEFGKGASGKPLHYKGTPFHRIIPGFMIQGGDTLNGNGRGNESIYGGVFRDENFKIKHSHAGMVAMVNTGPDSNGAQFFITTVKAYWLDGEHVVFGKVIEGMDTVYAIEGGAGTYSGKPRKKVVIADSGEIPKSEWDIVLQTATVES comes from the exons ATGTATGAGAAGGAAGAAGAATCAGAAATGGGTCGAGAGATCTGTAATATTGTACGGCCACGATCGATTGTCATATTGTTGATCGTTTCAGTTTTTGTGTTCCTAGCTTTTTCTTCATTCTCTCAACAG GAAGAGGATACAATTGAAGTGGTACATGAAATTACACATAGAACCTTTCTGGATGTTGATATTGATAAGCAACGGTTAG GAAGAATTGTTATTGGATTATACGGTGAGGTTGTACCAAAAACTGTCG AGAATTTTCGAGCTCTTTGCACAGGGGAATTCGGGAAAGGTGCGAGCGGTAAACCGTTACATTATAAGGGAACACCGTTTCATCGAATCATACCGGGGTTTATGATTCAAGGTGGAGACACTTTGAATGGAAACGGTAGAGGAAACGAATCTATTTACGGTGGAGTTTTTCGTGACGAAAATTTCAAAATCAAACATTCACACGCAG GTATGGTGGCCATGGTCAACACGGGACCAGATTCTAATGGTGCGCAGTTCTTCATCACTACGGTTAAGGCCTACTG GTTGGATGGTGAGCATGTTGTGTTTGGTAAAGTAATAGAAGGCATGGATACAGTGTACGCAATCGAGGGGGGTGCAGGTACTTACAGTGGAAAACCAAGAAAAAAGGTTGTTATTGCGGATTCAGGCGAAATCCCAAAGAGTGAGTGGGATATTGTATTACAAACTGCAACTGTTGAATCATGA